In Macrobrachium rosenbergii isolate ZJJX-2024 unplaced genomic scaffold, ASM4041242v1 171, whole genome shotgun sequence, a genomic segment contains:
- the LOC136838171 gene encoding zinc finger protein 160-like → MNPEHSLELPLKSETEGALSHPSINEENSNMAAFSETSDDEFLSLDPLMDIKIEPEVFCESNEDDEYSYEMNSVVNEKDPLTCKKEVKQERRNSHNGEKPFRSTDCEKAFCNKINLTSHSTNPTRDKPFMCSECGKAFSQKPNLTHHMRTHTGEKPFMCKECGKAFSSKKVLGCHMRIHTGEKPFMCKECGKAFSRKGDLKVHVRMHTGEKPFMCKECGKAFSSKSDLGRHMRIHTGEKPFMCKECGKAFSSKIVLGCHMRIHTGEKPFLCKECGKAFSSKNNLGRHMRIHTGEKSFMCNECGKAFSRKTRLTVHMRIHTGEKPFMCKECGKAFSRKPHLIAHMRIHTGEKPFMCKECGKAFSYEANLTVHIRMHTGEKPFMCKECGKAFSQKPDLTVHMRIHTGEKPFMCKECGKAFSSKNDLGCHMRIHTGEKPFRCKECWKAFSHKPNLTAHMRIHTGEKPFMCNECGKAFASKKVLGCHMRIHTGEKPFMCKECGKAFSHKLNLTTHMRFHTGEKPFMCKECGKPFSQKRYLTVHMRMHTGEKPFMCKECGKAFSQKPNLTVHMRIHTGEKPFMCKECGKVFSEKLSLTDHMRIHTGEKPFMCKECGKVFSKKPALTTHMRIHTGEKPFMCKECGKAFSQKTNLTRHMRIHSGEKPFM, encoded by the coding sequence atgaatccagaacattctCTAGAGTTacctttgaaaagtgaaactgaaggtgcATTATCACACCCTTCCATAAATgaagaaaacagcaacatggcTGCCTTTAGTGAAACCAGTGATGATGAGTTTTTGTCTCTGGATCCACTGATGGACATCAAAATAGAGCCAGAGGTATTCTGTGAgtctaatgaagatgatgaatattcatatgaaatgaattcagtagtgaatgaaaaagatccactaacttgcaaaaaggaagtaaaacaagaaagaaggaatagtcacaatggagagaagcctttcagatccactgactgtgagaaagcattttgcaataaaattaatcttaCAAGTCATAGCACAAATCCTACCAGAGATAAGCCATTCATGTGCAGTgagtgtgggaaagcattttcccaaaAGCCAAATCTTACACATCATATGAGaactcatactggagagaagccattcatgtgcaaggaatgtgggaaagcattttccagtaaAAAAGTTCTTGGATgtcatatgagaatccatactggTGAGAAGCcgttcatgtgcaaggaatgtgggaaagcattttccaggaaaggAGATCTTAAAGTCCATGTGAGAATgcatacaggagagaagccattcatgtgcaaggaatgtgggaaagcattttccagtaaATCAGATCTTGGacgtcatatgagaattcatactggtgagaagccattcatgtgcaaggaatgtgggaaggcATTTTCCAGTAAAATAGTTCTTGGATgtcatatgagaatccatactggagagaagccattcttgtgcaaggaatgtggaaaAGCGTTTTCCAGTAAAAATAATCTTGGACgtcatatgagaatccatacagGAGAGAAGTCATTCATGTGCAATGAATGTGgaaaagcattttccaggaaaacaaggcttacagttcatatgagaatacatactggagagaagccattcatgtgcaaggaatgtgggaaagcattttccaggaaaccaCATCTTATAGctcatatgagaatccatactggagagaagccattcatgtgcaaggaatgtgggaaagcattttcctatGAAGcaaatcttacagttcatattagaatgcatactggagagaagccattcatgtgcaaggaatgtgggaaagcattttcccagaaaccagatcttacagttcatatgagaatccatactggagagaagccattcatgtgcaaggaatgtgggaaagcattttccagtaaAAATGATCTTGGATgtcatatgagaatccatactggagagaagccattcaggTGCAAGGAATGTTGGAAAGCATTTTCTCATAAACCAAATCTTACAGctcatatgagaatacatacaggagagaagccattcatgtgcaacgaatgtgggaaagcatttgcCAGTAAAAAAGTTCTTGGATgtcatatgagaatacatactggagagaagccattcatgtgcaaggaatgtgggaaagcattttcccataaACTAAATCTCACAACTCATATGAGAttccatactggagagaagccattcatgtgcaaggaatgtgggaaaccATTTTCCCAGAAACGATaccttacagttcatatgagaatgcatactggagagaagccattcatgtgcaaggaatgtgggaaagcattttcccagaaaccaaatcttacagttcatatgagaatccatactggagagaagccattcatgtgcaaggaatgtgggaaagtatTTTCCGAGAAACTAAGTCTTACAGatcatatgagaatacatactggagagaagccattcatgtgcaaggaatgtgggaaagtatTTTCCAAGAAACCAGCTCTTACAActcatatgagaatccatactggagagaagccattcatgtgcaaggaatgtgggaaagcattttcccagaaaacaaatcttacacgtcatatgagaatccattctggagagaagccattcatgtga